From the Oncorhynchus nerka isolate Pitt River linkage group LG20, Oner_Uvic_2.0, whole genome shotgun sequence genome, one window contains:
- the LOC115102026 gene encoding DDB1- and CUL4-associated factor 1-like isoform X1 — protein MASASASVDSKAELTALLEHWLEKWEGEQQASTPDLVNILTKISELVERETEEYHKADPDPFDDRHPGRADPECVLGHLLKILFKDDDFMNALVNSYVMTSRELTLNTAACRLLQNIMPGLETAVVFQEKEGIVERLFKWAQEAEQPLMIYATGLLAGAMENQDIAANYREENSVLVPLMLQRLRELQAKDTENRKEFKRPSPRKALGEPLLPLDEETVDGGFEDTPFSSGNNGTERVEKGPEEDREENPFPPGNNRTEKGPEEDIEESPFPSNESDNSSHKISSCTSSSIKGLMKPVSAPQSLSHRDFPDGRAEGSSHLKRRAERENGRKVKQKLNFSLPEPERNFSELSNSSWSEMSPWVIGNNYHLYPLTPEMEQRLILQYLTPLGEYQELLAVFMQMGACELLIHYMDLKQTNDVQLTFEALKYLASLLLHKKFAAQFVAHGGVQKLLEIPKPSMAATGVSLCLYYLAYNQDAMERVCMLPHSILSDVVSYTLWLLECSHASGCCHATMFFSISFSYRAVLELFDRQDGLRRLVNLISTLEILNPEDQAALLSDDQIFSSRQTAKHTCMALRRFFEAHLAIKVEQVKQSLQRTEGGAPIHPQPYYKACSYTHEQVVEMMEFLIEYGPVRLYWEPAEVFHKLSCVQLLLQLISIACDWRTYYGRSDTVRYALDILSILTVIPKTQLLMAESVAVPDGEGGNAVSTVGMSVVLLVAEGEVFVNDAEIQKSALQVVINCVCAPDKRMSSIGKFISGTPRRRLPQTTKSSESVLSKMWNVVQSNNGIKVLLSLLTVKMPITDADQIRALACKALVGLSRSSSVRQIISKLPLFSSGHIQQLMKEPVLQDKRSEHVKFCKFAAELIKRVSGKPLMIGTDVSLAWLQRANVVAQSRISFPEKELLLLIRNHLVAKGLHDTATTLTKEADLPMAILPHPSSSALLPVVVPPPPASPAPALPRTPRLANGVAARLASHGSHPSMPLSVQPRPSTSQLLALPPAAPPLLTPHQSNGSPLIGRIVFTRERPSPCPVPVSCKKPRVLRQKSDYGAFSQSPAMKKQLDRHLPSPPALDSIITEYLREQHARCKNPVTTCPPFSLFTPHQCPEPKQRRQAPTNFTSRNTRRVVYPKYGGVDGGCFDRHLIFSRFRPMSVFREADEDESGFMCCAFSARERFLMLGTCTGQLKLYNVFTGQEEASYSCHSSAITHLEPSRDGSLLLTSASWSYPLSALWGMKSVFIMKHSFLDDHYVEFSKLSQDRVIGTKEHIAHIYDIQTGQKTLTLNYPDLANNYKRNCATFNPTDDLVLNDGVLWDVRSARAIHKFDKFNMNISGVFHPNGLEVIVNTEIWDLRTFHLLHTVPALDQCRIVFNNNGTVIYGAMLQADDDDDIMEMQTKTPFGSSFRTFNATDYKPIATIDVKRNIFDLCTDTKDCYLAVIENQDSVNTDTVCRLYEVGRQRLAEEEEDEDDQEDDDQDDDDDDDDDDSDDDMDTDPLIAELDNENGEDEEDEEDGNNELSLSDDEVSRLLEGDGEEEDDDDDDSDDDEEDGDLAQDNTDSSDNSDLEDDIILSLNE, from the exons ATGGCGTCGGCATCTGCCAGCGTGGATTCCAAGGCAGAGCTGACTGCTCTGCTGGAGCATTGGTTGGAGAAGTGGGAGGGGGAGCAGCAGGCTagcacaccagacctggttaacatcCTCACCAA GATCTCAGAGCTGgtggagagggagactgaggaaTATCACAAAGCTGATCCTGATCCTTTTGATGACAGGCACCctg GGAGAGCTGATCCAGAATGCGTCTTGGGTCATCTGCTTAAGATCCTGTTCAAAGATGATGACTTCATGAATGCG CTGGTGAATAGCTATGTGATGACCAGCAGAGAGCTCACCCTTAACACGGCAGCCTGTCGCTTGCTGCAGAACATCATGCCTGGGTTGGAGACCGCTGTGGTCTTTCAGGAGAAG GAGGGCATAGTGGAGAGGCTGTTTAAATGGGCCCAGGAGGCTGAGCAACCCCTGATGATCTATGCCACGGGCCTGCTGGCTGGAGCCATGGAGAACCAGGACATCGCTGCCAACTACAGGGAGGAGAACTCAGTCCTG gtgCCTTTAATGCTGCAGCGGCTACGTGAGCTGCAGGCCAAGGACACTGAGAACAGGAAGGAGTTTAAACGGCCCAGTCCCAGGAAGGCCCTGGGGGAACCTCTCCTTCCTCTGGATGAGGAGACTGTTGACGGAGGCTTCGAGGACACCCCGTTCTCCTCTGGGAATAACGGcacagagagggtggagaagggaccagaggaggacagagaggagaacccCTTCCCCCCAgggaataacagaacagagaagGGACCAGAGGAGGACATAGAGGAGAGCCCATTCCCCAGCAATGAGTCTGACAACTCTTCCCACAAGATCAGCAGCTGCACCAGCTCGTCCATTAAAGGCCTGATGAAACCTGTGTCTGCCCCGCAGTCTCTGTCCCACCGGGACTTCCCAGATGGCAGGGCGGAGGGCAGCAGTCACCTCaagaggagggcagagagggagaatggacgGAAGGTGAAACAGAAGCTGAACTTCTCCCTGCCGGAGCCGGAGAGGAACTTCAGCGAGCTGTCCAACAGCAGCTGGTCTGAGATGAGCCCCTGGGTGATTGGGAACAACTATCACCTTTACCCTCTGACCCCAGAGATGGAGCAGAGGCTCATCCTACAGTACCTCACCCCTCTGGGGGAGTACCAGGAG CTGTTGGCTGTCTTCATGCAGATGGGAGCCTGTGAGCTGCTCATCCATTACATGGACCTGAAGCAGACCAACGATGTACAGCTCACCTTTGAGGCTCTCAAG TACCTGGCCTCCCTGCTCCTGCATAAGAAGTTTGCAGCCCAGTTTGTGGCCCATGGAGGAGTTCAGAAGCTTCTGGAGATCCCCAAGCCTTCCATGGCCGCCACAGGGGTGTCTCTGTGCCTCTACTACCTGGCCTACAACCAGGATGCCATGGAGAGG GTGTGTATGCTGCCTCACTCCATCCTGTCTGACGTGGTGAGCTACACTCTGTGGCTGTTGGAGTGTTCCCACGCCTCGGGCTGCTGCCACGCCACCATGTTCTTCTCCATTTCCTTCTCCTACCGAGCCGTGCTGGAGCTCTTCGACAGGCAGGACGGCCTCCGACGCCTCGTCAACCTG ATAAGTACGCTGGAGATCTTAAACCCTGAAGACCAGGCGGCCCTACTGAGTGATGACCAGATCTTCTCCAGCAGGCAGACAGCCAAGCACACCTGCATGGCCCTGCGCAGGTTCTTCGAGGCCCATCTGGCCATCAAGGTGGAGCAGGTCAAGCAGTCCCTGCAGCGGACTGAGGGGGGCGCTCCCATTCACCCTCAGCCCTACTACAAG GCGTGCAGCTACACCCATGAGCAGGTGGTGGAGATGATGGAGTTCCTGATCGAGTACGGCCCAGTCAGATTGTACTGGGAGCCAGCTGAGGTCTTCCACAAGCTGTCCTGTGTTCAGCTGCTGCTGCAGCTCATCTCCATTGCTTGTGACTGGAGGACCTACTATGGCAG GAGTGACACAGTGCGTTATGCCCTGGACATACTGAGCATCCTGACGGTGATCCCGAAGACCCAGCTGCTGATGGCTGAGTCTGTGGCTGTGCCAGATGGGGAGGGGGGTAATGCAGTCTCCACCGTGG GTATGAGTGTAGTCCTGTTGGTGGCGGAGGGAGAGGTGTTTGTGAACGACGCCGAGATCCAGAAGTCTGCTCTGCAGGTGGTCATCAACTGTGTGTGTGCTCCGGACAAACGCATGTCCAGCATCGGCAAGTTCATCTCGGGCACTCCTCGCAGACGCCTGCCCCAGACTACCAAGAGCAGCGAGAGCGTGCTCAGCAAGATGTGGAACGTGGTGCAGTCTAACAACGGCATCAAG GTGCTCCTGTCCCTGCTGACGGTGAAGATGCCCATCACAGATGCGGATCAAATCCGGGCCCTGGCCTGTAAGGCCCTGGTGGGTCTGTCCCGCTCCAGCTCAGTCAGACAGATTATCAGCAAGCTGCCTCTCTTCAGCAGCGGACACATCCAGCAGCTTATGAAGGAGCCTGTGCTCCAAGACAAACGCAGCGAACACGTCAAATTCTGCAAGTTTGCGGCAGAGCTCATCAAGCGAGTGTCTGGTAAACCCCTCATGATAGGGACGGATGTGTCCCTGGCCTGGCTGCAGAGGGCTAATGTGGTGGCCCAGTCCAGGATCTCCTTCCCTGAGAAGGAGCTACTGCTGTTGATCCGGAACCACCTGGTGGCCAAAGGCCTGCATGACACGGCCACCACACTCACCAAGGAGGCCGACCTCCCCATGGCCATCCTCCCCCACCCATCTTCCTCAGCTTTACTTCCTGTCGTTGTTccccctcctcctgcctctcctgccCCTGCCCTCCCCCGGACCCCTCGGCTGGCCAATGGGGTTGCAGCGCGGTTGGCGAGCCACGGCTCTCATCCGTCCATGCCGTTGTCAGTTCAGCCCCGTCCCTCGACATCGCAACTCCTCGCACTCCCTCCGGCCGCCCCTCCCCTGTTGACCCCTCACCAAAGCAACGGCTCTCCCCTAATTGGTCGGATCGTGTTCACGCGAGAGCGCCCGTCGCCATGCCCCGTGCCTGTCAGCTGTAAGAAGCCGCGGGTGCTGAGGCAGAAGTCAGATTACGGTGCCTTCAGCCAGAGTCCAGCCATGAAGAAACAGCTGGACAGACACCTGCCCTCTCCCCCCGCCCTGGACAGCATCATCACAGAGTACCTGAGGGAGCAGCACGCGCGCTGCAAGAACCCTGTCACCACCTGCCCCCCTTTCTCCCTTTTCACCCCCCACCAGTGCCCCGAACCCAAGCAGAGGCGCCAGGCCCCAACCAACTTCACCTCCCGAAACACACGCAGGGTCGTCTACCCCAAGTATGGAGGGGTGGACGGGGGCTGCTTCGACAGACACCTCATCTTTAGCAG GTTTCGTCCCATGTCTGTGTTCAGAGAGGCAGATGAGGATGAGAGTGGGTTCATGTGTTGTGCCTTCTCTGCCCGTGAGCGGTTCCTGATGCTGGGGACGTGTACGGGCCAGCTCAAACTCTACAATGTGTTCACAGGCCAGGAGGAGGCGAGCTACAGCTGCCACAGCTCTGCCATCACACACCTAGAGCCATCACGG GATGGCTCTCTGTTGTTGACATCGGCATCATGGAGTTATCCTCTGTCTGCACTGTGGGGCATGAAGTCAGTGTTCATCATGAA GCATTCCTTCTTAGATGATCATTATGTAGAGTTCAGCAAACTCTCACAAGACCGAGTTATTGGCACAAAGGAACACATAGCCCAC ATCTATGACATCCAGACGGGGCAGAAAACCCTGACCCTCAACTACCCGGACCTGGCCAATAACTACAAGAGGAACTGTGCGACCTTTAACCCCACTGACGACCTGGTGCTGAACGACGGTGTACTGTGGGACGTGCGCTCGGCTCGTGCCATCCACAAGTTTGACAAGTTCAACATGAACATCAGTGGAGTGTTCCACCCCAATGGCCTGGAGGTCATCGTCAACACTGAGATT TGGGACCTGCGGACTTTTCACCTCCTCCATACAGTGCCAGCTCTGGACCAGTGTAGGATCGTCTTCAACAACAACGGCACGGTCATCTACGGAG CGATGCTCCaggcagatgatgatgatgacattaTGGAGATGCAGACGAAGACTCCCTTTGGCTCCTCCTTCAGGACGTTCAACGCCACCGACTACAAACCCATTG ccACCATTGACGTGAAGAGGAATATCTTTGACCTCTGCACAGACACCAAGGACTGCTACCTGGCTGTGATTGAG AACCAGGACTCGGTCAACACAGACACGGTGTGCAGACTGTACGAGGTGGGACGCCAGAGACtggctgaagaggaggaggatgaagatgatcag GAGGATGACGATCA
- the LOC115102026 gene encoding DDB1- and CUL4-associated factor 1-like isoform X2, translated as MASASASVDSKAELTALLEHWLEKWEGEQQASTPDLVNILTKISELVERETEEYHKADPDPFDDRHPGRADPECVLGHLLKILFKDDDFMNALVNSYVMTSRELTLNTAACRLLQNIMPGLETAVVFQEKEGIVERLFKWAQEAEQPLMIYATGLLAGAMENQDIAANYREENSVLVPLMLQRLRELQAKDTENRKEFKRPSPRKALGEPLLPLDEETVDGGFEDTPFSSGNNGTERVEKGPEEDREENPFPPGNNRTEKGPEEDIEESPFPSNESDNSSHKISSCTSSSIKGLMKPVSAPQSLSHRDFPDGRAEGSSHLKRRAERENGRKVKQKLNFSLPEPERNFSELSNSSWSEMSPWVIGNNYHLYPLTPEMEQRLILQYLTPLGEYQELLAVFMQMGACELLIHYMDLKQTNDVQLTFEALKYLASLLLHKKFAAQFVAHGGVQKLLEIPKPSMAATGVSLCLYYLAYNQDAMERVCMLPHSILSDVVSYTLWLLECSHASGCCHATMFFSISFSYRAVLELFDRQDGLRRLVNLISTLEILNPEDQAALLSDDQIFSSRQTAKHTCMALRRFFEAHLAIKVEQVKQSLQRTEGGAPIHPQPYYKACSYTHEQVVEMMEFLIEYGPVRLYWEPAEVFHKLSCVQLLLQLISIACDWRTYYGRSDTVRYALDILSILTVIPKTQLLMAESVAVPDGEGGNAVSTVGMSVVLLVAEGEVFVNDAEIQKSALQVVINCVCAPDKRMSSIGKFISGTPRRRLPQTTKSSESVLSKMWNVVQSNNGIKVLLSLLTVKMPITDADQIRALACKALVGLSRSSSVRQIISKLPLFSSGHIQQLMKEPVLQDKRSEHVKFCKFAAELIKRVSGKPLMIGTDVSLAWLQRANVVAQSRISFPEKELLLLIRNHLVAKGLHDTATTLTKEADLPMAILPHPSSSALLPVVVPPPPASPAPALPRTPRLANGVAARLASHGSHPSMPLSVQPRPSTSQLLALPPAAPPLLTPHQSNGSPLIGRIVFTRERPSPCPVPVSCKKPRVLRQKSDYGAFSQSPAMKKQLDRHLPSPPALDSIITEYLREQHARCKNPVTTCPPFSLFTPHQCPEPKQRRQAPTNFTSRNTRRVVYPKYGGVDGGCFDRHLIFSRFRPMSVFREADEDESGFMCCAFSARERFLMLGTCTGQLKLYNVFTGQEEASYSCHSSAITHLEPSRDGSLLLTSASWSYPLSALWGMKSVFIMKHSFLDDHYVEFSKLSQDRVIGTKEHIAHIYDIQTGQKTLTLNYPDLANNYKRNCATFNPTDDLVLNDGVLWDVRSARAIHKFDKFNMNISGVFHPNGLEVIVNTEIWDLRTFHLLHTVPALDQCRIVFNNNGTVIYGAMLQADDDDDIMEMQTKTPFGSSFRTFNATDYKPIATIDVKRNIFDLCTDTKDCYLAVIENQDSVNTDTVCRLYEVGRQRLAEEEEDEDDQEDDDQDDDDDDDDDDSDDDMDTDPLIAELDNENGEDEEDEEDGNNELSLSDDEVSRLLEGDGEEEDDDDDDSDDDEEDGDLAQDNNSSDNSDLEDDIILSLNE; from the exons ATGGCGTCGGCATCTGCCAGCGTGGATTCCAAGGCAGAGCTGACTGCTCTGCTGGAGCATTGGTTGGAGAAGTGGGAGGGGGAGCAGCAGGCTagcacaccagacctggttaacatcCTCACCAA GATCTCAGAGCTGgtggagagggagactgaggaaTATCACAAAGCTGATCCTGATCCTTTTGATGACAGGCACCctg GGAGAGCTGATCCAGAATGCGTCTTGGGTCATCTGCTTAAGATCCTGTTCAAAGATGATGACTTCATGAATGCG CTGGTGAATAGCTATGTGATGACCAGCAGAGAGCTCACCCTTAACACGGCAGCCTGTCGCTTGCTGCAGAACATCATGCCTGGGTTGGAGACCGCTGTGGTCTTTCAGGAGAAG GAGGGCATAGTGGAGAGGCTGTTTAAATGGGCCCAGGAGGCTGAGCAACCCCTGATGATCTATGCCACGGGCCTGCTGGCTGGAGCCATGGAGAACCAGGACATCGCTGCCAACTACAGGGAGGAGAACTCAGTCCTG gtgCCTTTAATGCTGCAGCGGCTACGTGAGCTGCAGGCCAAGGACACTGAGAACAGGAAGGAGTTTAAACGGCCCAGTCCCAGGAAGGCCCTGGGGGAACCTCTCCTTCCTCTGGATGAGGAGACTGTTGACGGAGGCTTCGAGGACACCCCGTTCTCCTCTGGGAATAACGGcacagagagggtggagaagggaccagaggaggacagagaggagaacccCTTCCCCCCAgggaataacagaacagagaagGGACCAGAGGAGGACATAGAGGAGAGCCCATTCCCCAGCAATGAGTCTGACAACTCTTCCCACAAGATCAGCAGCTGCACCAGCTCGTCCATTAAAGGCCTGATGAAACCTGTGTCTGCCCCGCAGTCTCTGTCCCACCGGGACTTCCCAGATGGCAGGGCGGAGGGCAGCAGTCACCTCaagaggagggcagagagggagaatggacgGAAGGTGAAACAGAAGCTGAACTTCTCCCTGCCGGAGCCGGAGAGGAACTTCAGCGAGCTGTCCAACAGCAGCTGGTCTGAGATGAGCCCCTGGGTGATTGGGAACAACTATCACCTTTACCCTCTGACCCCAGAGATGGAGCAGAGGCTCATCCTACAGTACCTCACCCCTCTGGGGGAGTACCAGGAG CTGTTGGCTGTCTTCATGCAGATGGGAGCCTGTGAGCTGCTCATCCATTACATGGACCTGAAGCAGACCAACGATGTACAGCTCACCTTTGAGGCTCTCAAG TACCTGGCCTCCCTGCTCCTGCATAAGAAGTTTGCAGCCCAGTTTGTGGCCCATGGAGGAGTTCAGAAGCTTCTGGAGATCCCCAAGCCTTCCATGGCCGCCACAGGGGTGTCTCTGTGCCTCTACTACCTGGCCTACAACCAGGATGCCATGGAGAGG GTGTGTATGCTGCCTCACTCCATCCTGTCTGACGTGGTGAGCTACACTCTGTGGCTGTTGGAGTGTTCCCACGCCTCGGGCTGCTGCCACGCCACCATGTTCTTCTCCATTTCCTTCTCCTACCGAGCCGTGCTGGAGCTCTTCGACAGGCAGGACGGCCTCCGACGCCTCGTCAACCTG ATAAGTACGCTGGAGATCTTAAACCCTGAAGACCAGGCGGCCCTACTGAGTGATGACCAGATCTTCTCCAGCAGGCAGACAGCCAAGCACACCTGCATGGCCCTGCGCAGGTTCTTCGAGGCCCATCTGGCCATCAAGGTGGAGCAGGTCAAGCAGTCCCTGCAGCGGACTGAGGGGGGCGCTCCCATTCACCCTCAGCCCTACTACAAG GCGTGCAGCTACACCCATGAGCAGGTGGTGGAGATGATGGAGTTCCTGATCGAGTACGGCCCAGTCAGATTGTACTGGGAGCCAGCTGAGGTCTTCCACAAGCTGTCCTGTGTTCAGCTGCTGCTGCAGCTCATCTCCATTGCTTGTGACTGGAGGACCTACTATGGCAG GAGTGACACAGTGCGTTATGCCCTGGACATACTGAGCATCCTGACGGTGATCCCGAAGACCCAGCTGCTGATGGCTGAGTCTGTGGCTGTGCCAGATGGGGAGGGGGGTAATGCAGTCTCCACCGTGG GTATGAGTGTAGTCCTGTTGGTGGCGGAGGGAGAGGTGTTTGTGAACGACGCCGAGATCCAGAAGTCTGCTCTGCAGGTGGTCATCAACTGTGTGTGTGCTCCGGACAAACGCATGTCCAGCATCGGCAAGTTCATCTCGGGCACTCCTCGCAGACGCCTGCCCCAGACTACCAAGAGCAGCGAGAGCGTGCTCAGCAAGATGTGGAACGTGGTGCAGTCTAACAACGGCATCAAG GTGCTCCTGTCCCTGCTGACGGTGAAGATGCCCATCACAGATGCGGATCAAATCCGGGCCCTGGCCTGTAAGGCCCTGGTGGGTCTGTCCCGCTCCAGCTCAGTCAGACAGATTATCAGCAAGCTGCCTCTCTTCAGCAGCGGACACATCCAGCAGCTTATGAAGGAGCCTGTGCTCCAAGACAAACGCAGCGAACACGTCAAATTCTGCAAGTTTGCGGCAGAGCTCATCAAGCGAGTGTCTGGTAAACCCCTCATGATAGGGACGGATGTGTCCCTGGCCTGGCTGCAGAGGGCTAATGTGGTGGCCCAGTCCAGGATCTCCTTCCCTGAGAAGGAGCTACTGCTGTTGATCCGGAACCACCTGGTGGCCAAAGGCCTGCATGACACGGCCACCACACTCACCAAGGAGGCCGACCTCCCCATGGCCATCCTCCCCCACCCATCTTCCTCAGCTTTACTTCCTGTCGTTGTTccccctcctcctgcctctcctgccCCTGCCCTCCCCCGGACCCCTCGGCTGGCCAATGGGGTTGCAGCGCGGTTGGCGAGCCACGGCTCTCATCCGTCCATGCCGTTGTCAGTTCAGCCCCGTCCCTCGACATCGCAACTCCTCGCACTCCCTCCGGCCGCCCCTCCCCTGTTGACCCCTCACCAAAGCAACGGCTCTCCCCTAATTGGTCGGATCGTGTTCACGCGAGAGCGCCCGTCGCCATGCCCCGTGCCTGTCAGCTGTAAGAAGCCGCGGGTGCTGAGGCAGAAGTCAGATTACGGTGCCTTCAGCCAGAGTCCAGCCATGAAGAAACAGCTGGACAGACACCTGCCCTCTCCCCCCGCCCTGGACAGCATCATCACAGAGTACCTGAGGGAGCAGCACGCGCGCTGCAAGAACCCTGTCACCACCTGCCCCCCTTTCTCCCTTTTCACCCCCCACCAGTGCCCCGAACCCAAGCAGAGGCGCCAGGCCCCAACCAACTTCACCTCCCGAAACACACGCAGGGTCGTCTACCCCAAGTATGGAGGGGTGGACGGGGGCTGCTTCGACAGACACCTCATCTTTAGCAG GTTTCGTCCCATGTCTGTGTTCAGAGAGGCAGATGAGGATGAGAGTGGGTTCATGTGTTGTGCCTTCTCTGCCCGTGAGCGGTTCCTGATGCTGGGGACGTGTACGGGCCAGCTCAAACTCTACAATGTGTTCACAGGCCAGGAGGAGGCGAGCTACAGCTGCCACAGCTCTGCCATCACACACCTAGAGCCATCACGG GATGGCTCTCTGTTGTTGACATCGGCATCATGGAGTTATCCTCTGTCTGCACTGTGGGGCATGAAGTCAGTGTTCATCATGAA GCATTCCTTCTTAGATGATCATTATGTAGAGTTCAGCAAACTCTCACAAGACCGAGTTATTGGCACAAAGGAACACATAGCCCAC ATCTATGACATCCAGACGGGGCAGAAAACCCTGACCCTCAACTACCCGGACCTGGCCAATAACTACAAGAGGAACTGTGCGACCTTTAACCCCACTGACGACCTGGTGCTGAACGACGGTGTACTGTGGGACGTGCGCTCGGCTCGTGCCATCCACAAGTTTGACAAGTTCAACATGAACATCAGTGGAGTGTTCCACCCCAATGGCCTGGAGGTCATCGTCAACACTGAGATT TGGGACCTGCGGACTTTTCACCTCCTCCATACAGTGCCAGCTCTGGACCAGTGTAGGATCGTCTTCAACAACAACGGCACGGTCATCTACGGAG CGATGCTCCaggcagatgatgatgatgacattaTGGAGATGCAGACGAAGACTCCCTTTGGCTCCTCCTTCAGGACGTTCAACGCCACCGACTACAAACCCATTG ccACCATTGACGTGAAGAGGAATATCTTTGACCTCTGCACAGACACCAAGGACTGCTACCTGGCTGTGATTGAG AACCAGGACTCGGTCAACACAGACACGGTGTGCAGACTGTACGAGGTGGGACGCCAGAGACtggctgaagaggaggaggatgaagatgatcag GAGGATGACGATCA